In Glycine max cultivar Williams 82 chromosome 7, Glycine_max_v4.0, whole genome shotgun sequence, a single window of DNA contains:
- the LOC111138524 gene encoding uncharacterized protein LOC111138524 has protein sequence MENMKMNKDERFAQKGVPIHSQVMKIRQESEKIVDWSPGKPEIRPVLREISRQISRSPLGISGRPISVGES, from the coding sequence ATGGAGAACATGAAGATGAACAAAGATGAAAGGTTTGCACAAAAGGGTGTCCCAATACATAGCCAGGTTATGAAGATCAGGCAAGAGTCAGAGAAAATTGTTGATTGGTCCCCGGGCAAGCCAGAGATAAGACCCGTTCTCCGTGAAATAAGCCGGCAGATTTCCCGGTCGCCGTTGGGGATCTCCGGCAGACCGATTTCCGTTGGTGAGTCATAG